Proteins from a single region of Oncorhynchus nerka isolate Pitt River linkage group LG18, Oner_Uvic_2.0, whole genome shotgun sequence:
- the efcab11 gene encoding EF-hand calcium-binding domain-containing protein 11 isoform X2, protein MEMCSLTHFARKQREITDIDKKKFETVYELCDTDKKGYLNREDLKMAVVMLFGYKPSKTVKVSKVRQLVGVVVLRKQWHCNFLASCFLAIKYVENRHMSETNMLMDQAQAKDSPGVCIEMFMCLMGKKLSSDDHYQQTRQIFNTFDVNCRGFLKLEDFRTAFSRVAPRLPERTVLEAFRCV, encoded by the exons atggaaatgtgttctctaacACATTTTGCCAGAAAACAAAGAGAAATCACCGACATCGACAAGAAGAAGTTTGAAACG GTTTATGAGCTGTGTGACACGGACAAGAAAGGCTACCTGAACAGAGAAGACTTAAAAATGgcagtggtcatgctgtttggaTATAAACCATCAAAG ACCGTTAAGGTATCGAAAGTGAGACAGCTGGTTGGAGTTGTAGTTCTAAGGAAACAGTGGCACTGTAACTTTTTGGCTTCGTGCTTCTTGGCCATCAAATACGTTGAAAACCGGCATATG TCTGAAACCAACATGTTAATGGATCAAGCCCAGGCAAAAGATTCACCAG gGGTTTGTATAGAGATGTTTATGTGTCTCATGGGCAAGAAGTTGTCATCAGATGACCACTACCAGCAAACCAGACAGATCTTCAACACCTTTGATGTgaact GTCGTGGTTTCCTGAAGCTGGAGGACTTTAGAACAGCCTTCAGTAGAGTGGCTCCTCGTCTGCCTGAGAGGACTGTCCTGGAGGCCTTCAG